A region from the Linepithema humile isolate Giens D197 chromosome 1, Lhum_UNIL_v1.0, whole genome shotgun sequence genome encodes:
- the Pex14 gene encoding peroxisomal membrane protein PEX14, producing the protein MTDEDTNNNILSLRESLVKTAVQFLQNSKVSSSPLAQKQEFLKRKGLTDEEIKTAFKLASIDSTVDRNVFQNQNPYTAIQMSQGSIYPYYQRNIYHLTLFQKVKEFFNVTALIGVTVYCAYLFYKKFIEPFLFGRTKKQNVEDKVTELNKTVQNSMKEMKDSILKMENDVQKLTEHQAMDPTIPQLVQELKQDLSSLKALLLSRKQFPSAPASIPSWQLDATNVSQEKATEREDDAGSGSSTNNSDSSLEMIREDTPKE; encoded by the exons ATGACCGATGaagatacaaataataatattctatcgTTACGGGAAAGTTTA gTAAAAACAGCGgtgcaatttttacaaaattccaAAGTATCATCCAGTCCATTGGCACAAAAGCAGGAGTTTCTCAAGAGAAAAGGCCTTACGgatgaagaaattaaaacagCTTTTAAGCTAGCATCTATTGACAGCACAGTGGATCGCAATGTTTTTCAAAATCAGAATCCATATACTGCTATACAGATGTCACAAGGATCTATTTACCCATATTATCAAAGAAACATTTACCACTTGACACTTTTCCAGAAAGTTAAAGAATTCTTTAACGTGACTGCATTAATTGGCGTGACAGTATATTGTgcttatttgttttataag aaatttatAGAACCCTTTTTGTTTGGTCGAACAAAGAAACAAAATGTAGAAGATAAGGTAACCGAATTAAACAAAACCGTCCAGAATTCCATGAAAGAAATGAAAGattctattttgaaaatggaaaatgaTGTGCAAAAGCTGACTGAACATCAAGCAATGGATCCAACTATTCCGCAATTGGTACAGGAACTTAAACAGGATTTATCTAGTCTAAAAGCTTTGCTTTTATCAAG GAAACAGTTTCCTAGTGCTCCAGCATCTATTCCTTCATGGCAATTGGATGCAACAAATGTAAGTCAAGAAAAAGCAACCGAACGAGAAGATGATGCTGGAAGTGGAAGTAGTACTAACAATTCGGATAGTTCTTTGGAAATGATTCGAGAGGACACGCccaaagaataa
- the LOC136997194 gene encoding uncharacterized protein yields MDTTLASTVLTTAPTMTTTAPTMTTAPTTITTASTLTSTSTAPMATAAMDTASTAPTATTTSAAPMDTATTTSAAPMDTATTISAAPMDTATTTSAATPMATAMSTNITLNMEQLGQLIAAVTAARGRGRGGRGGRGGRRGRGTRGGRGRGRGRGRGGGKQINYNFYTTN; encoded by the exons ATGGATACAAca ctAGCATCGACAGTACTGACGACGGCGCCGACGATGACAACGACGGCGCCGACGATGACAACGGCGCCGACGACGATAACGACGGCGTCGACATTGACATCGACATCGACAGCACCGATGGCAACGGCGGCGATGGACACGGCATCGACAGCACCGACGGCAACGACGACTTCGGCGGCGCCGATGGACACGGCAACGACGACTTCGGCGGCGCCGATGGACACGGCAACGACGATTTCGGCGGCGCCGATGGACACGGCAACGACGACGTCGGCGGCGACACCGATGGCAACGGCGATGtcgacaaatattacattaaat atgGAACAATTGGGACAACTAATAGCGGCTGTTACGGCCGCAAGAGgacgaggaagaggaggaagaggaggaagaggaggaagaagaggaagaggaacaagaggaggaagaggaagaggccGAGgcagaggaagaggaggagggaaacaaataaactataatttttatacaactaattaa